A part of Trichocoleus sp. FACHB-46 genomic DNA contains:
- a CDS encoding TetR/AcrR family transcriptional regulator, with protein sequence MPKEAKQAAKAEQILQGALQEFLQGGYAATSMARIATTAGVSKETLYSYFESKEKLFAAIVQYTAEQHLQQVFASEPLPTDPVEQLRILAQKSITPENLDPMRMNFYRLIVGESGRFPDLARFYVKHFEKPGLEVSADLLKAAPQLRSSDPAAVAWIISGTLSYYYQMMEMLQGKDILDMTFDRLVEALIELLFGDR encoded by the coding sequence ATGCCTAAGGAAGCTAAGCAAGCCGCCAAAGCAGAGCAAATTTTGCAAGGAGCCCTGCAAGAGTTTTTGCAAGGTGGCTATGCCGCGACCAGCATGGCTCGGATTGCGACCACGGCAGGAGTATCAAAGGAAACGCTCTACAGCTACTTCGAGAGTAAGGAAAAGCTATTTGCGGCGATCGTGCAATACACTGCTGAGCAGCATCTCCAACAGGTGTTTGCCTCAGAGCCGCTGCCGACTGATCCTGTAGAACAGCTACGAATCCTAGCGCAGAAGAGCATTACTCCTGAAAATCTTGACCCGATGCGCATGAACTTTTATCGGTTGATTGTGGGGGAATCGGGAAGGTTTCCTGATCTAGCTCGGTTCTACGTCAAGCATTTTGAAAAACCGGGCTTGGAAGTTTCAGCGGATCTCCTGAAAGCGGCTCCTCAACTCCGCAGTTCAGACCCAGCAGCCGTGGCCTGGATTATTTCTGGAACGTTGAGCTACTACTATCAAATGATGGAGATGCTGCAAGGCAAGGACATCCTGGATATGACTTTCGATCGCCTAGTGGAAGCTCTGATTGAATTACTGTTTGGCGATCGTTGA